In one window of Fulvia fulva chromosome 5, complete sequence DNA:
- a CDS encoding SAGA-associated factor 73 — translation MAPNGVAMSRKTPSSQGRPIKMEGSIALENLFDDLDEKTKSPPADIKKRLPLATNAGAWNKDVLTTHSSRDDSARSTPIVELPKNIRKTFPNKCVMADRAETSKCIHCKRAVSKFAMPKHIESCLDKKQEKQRKKKEAKDARDAAARKEKAGDSEEEEEEGLSSKKTSKGGMTVSKKRKAEEGVDDGAGPSKKKKKKDEPKGKAARPKAPVDVEKQCGVELPQGGQCARSLTCKSHSMGAKRAVPGRSAPYDKLLMEYQRKNQAKLQKAAFDANAPNPDDDNLDVGPVDSEEEKEAVMAAIQQNWGGAPLYQPMRVPLRSKYQYNRLQGTLFGHRSSHKGSGGGTFTFGPGSVGAGGGLFGSGTPGAGLFGSGTAGHPNAALTVDTDGMVQPRKIVVPGARSMMAPMAPSKRPSIASGS, via the exons ATGGCGCCAAACGGCGTAGCCATGAGTCGTAAGA CGCCCTCATCGCAAGGCCGCCCGATCAAGATGGAGGGAAGTATCGCACTCGAGAACTTGTTCGACGACCTCGACGAAAAGACCAAATCGCCACCTGCCGACATCAAGAAACGCCTCCCGCTCGCGACCAACGCCGGCGCATGGAATAAAGATGTCCTCACCACACACTCCTCGCGAGACGACAGCGCCCGCTCCACACCCATCGTCGAGCTCCCCAAGAATATCCGCAAGACATTTCCCAACAAATGCGTCATGGCCGATCGAGCAGAGACCAGCAAATGCATCCACTGCAAGCGCGCCGTCAGCAAGTTCGCCATGCCCAAGCACATCGAATCCTGTCTGGACAAGAAGCAAGAGAAGCAGCGCAAGAAGAAGGAAGCAAAAGACGCACGTGATGCAGCGGCGCGGAAGGAGAAGGCGGGAGATAGCGAGGAGGAGGAAGAGGAGGGGCTGTCGTCGAAGAAGACGAGCAAAGGCGGCATGACGGTGAGCAAGAAGCGGAAAGCCGAGGAGGGGGTGGACGACGGAGCAGGACCGTCGAAAAAGAAGAAAAAGAAAGACGAACCGAAGGGCAAAGCCGCACGGCCCAAGGCGCCTGTGGATGTCGAGAAGCAGTGTGGTGTGGAACTACCGCAGGGCGGTCAGTGTGCGCGTAGCTTGACATGCAAATCGCACAGCATGGGCGCGAAACGCGCCGTTCCTGGACGAAGTGCGCCGTACGATAAGCTGTTGATGGAGTATCAACGGAAGAACCAAGCGAAACTACAGAAAGCGGCATTCGATGCGAACGCGCCCAATCCGGATGACGATAACCTTGACGTCGGGCCAGTCGATAGCGAAGAGGAGAAAGAGGCGGTCATGGCTGCTATACAGCAGAATTGGGGCGGTGCGCCGCTGTATCAGCCGATGCGGGTGCCGTTGAGAAGCAAGTATCAGTACAACCGACTGCAGGGCACATTATTTGGCCATCGATCGAGTCACAAGGGTAGCGGCGGTGGGACGTTCACGTTTGGGCCTGGGAGTGTGGGAGCTGGTGGTGGACTTTTTGGATCAGGAACGCCGGGTGCTGGACTGTTCGGGAGCGGCACTGCTGGGCACCCGAATGCTGCGCTGACTGTCGATACAGACGGCATGGTCCAGCCGCGGAAAATCGTGGTGCCAGGGGCGAGGTCGATGATGGCACCGATGGCGCCGAGTAAGAGGCCGAGCATTGCGTCTGGGTCTTGA
- a CDS encoding TEL2-interacting protein 1, whose amino-acid sequence MPLLGTMDGRHELFQQLKPPCVALSQTALALNASNPNIELLTSRLEDVHKVLANITDSYPLDARLADYVFFPLSQVLKASQKVSIRCLELTFQSLAILIHQGWSFNIQPQLAAQIVILCTMVAEKEPKGLSFRGSTDDLQTSALKCLYRLFDALSTSGEARNVLTSEANVPQLGQTISIVLDALVEGRVAEVQIAAMHALTALVDNVADRDIQAAFLPGIVSKLTKVVTPSTKQRRAPSIITDALHTLQQLFSNTLRDTVADHVTHSNGEDGTSKVINDKWLQSAATQLAPAIATIVKLKDHSRVDVREALSKFCFTLIKDCRKTLKNSVSLAFETILFLACGDRAESVKFSLESLATTDGEILELLQVTLHDWLRSLATRMQSADEQAKVQRMQQIRTAYSILVSTGTNTTTIDKSLAQSLRDSVVITIQLPGPKLQPATMLPVQSLDLTFLSDQHRSMAFTSPLVQYKGQESVLHQVERLVQMMSSTSASGVVTKDLSRMLRLSDGETRLATFWMLLESAKTASKLDHDSATALLDFEDGGSRMSRSSLEELYSLALTILTDPIDESPDQRLQALSIQAIALRAQAAGKDFRHELIDALYPILHTLATPDESLQQHSVAALNIFSDACGYSSVEELIVDNVDYLTNAVALKLNSFDVSPQAPQVLLMMVKLAGPTLLPYLEDTIDSIFAALEDYHGYPLLVELLFKVLGVVTEEGAKAPQLAIEDSDREKISHVRQERWQPTSVTDLVDLLQERSKNIATSAESAVTREAHPQRPWKSMESGDQDEDHTTEDDEVPPVNDVEVQPPAPKTFALLLKISELTQHFLPSASASLRTSLLGLIKTATPAIARHENSFLPLINTLWPEIISRLDDPEPQVVATALDIIALLCEHASGFMRSRIAQLWPGIVEQYQSVAKHVMQSMTSSKTAGSHQPSSAAVVPNNARLKHAVARFNSRGPDYADSSVRLVWSSLIDTITKIVRYVPISPESFDEALEMLAPVMETDNVKTALAADNADAVWLVCLRAGLTKASELPRVIQDVKWASVDVGG is encoded by the coding sequence ATGCCGCTCCTCGGAACGATGGATGGCCGACATGAGCTCTTCCAACAGCTGAAACCACCATGTGTCGCTCTCAGCCAGACAGCACTCGCTCTCAATGCATCAAACCCAAACATAGAGCTCCTTACGAGTCGACTGGAAGATGTCCATAAGGTACTGGCCAACATCACCGACAGCTACCCGCTAGACGCCAGACTAGCCGACTATGTCTTCTTCCCTCTCTCCCAAGTGCTCAAGGCGAGCCAAAAAGTGTCGATCAGATGCCTTGAGTTGACATTCCAAAGTCTGGCAATTCTGATCCATCAAGGATGGAGCTTCAACATTCAGCCACAGCTGGCCGCACAAATAGTCATATTGTGCACTATGGTGGCTGAGAAGGAGCCCAAAGGCCTGTCATTCAGAGGCTCGACAGATGACTTGCAGACAAGCGCTCTGAAATGTCTATATCGCCTCTTCGATGCACTCAGCACGTCAGGAGAAGCGAGAAACGTATTGACCTCAGAAGCCAACGTTCCGCAGCTTGGTCAGACTATCAGCATTGTCCTAGACGCTCTTGTCGAAGGTAGAGTGGCTGAGGTGCAGATCGCTGCAATGCATGCATTGACGGCTCTCGTGGACAATGTTGCCGATCGAGACATCCAAGCGGCATTCCTTCCTGGCATTGTCTCAAAGCTCACGAAAGTCGTTACACCATCTACCAAGCAAAGACGAGCACCCTCTATCATCACGGATGCACTTCACACTCTGCAGCAACTCTTCAGCAACACTCTGAGGGACACAGTAGCTGACCACGTCACTCATTCGAATGGCGAAGATGGAACTTCAAAAGTCATCAATGACAAATGGCTCCAGTCGGCTGCAACTCAACTTGCACCTGCCATTGCTACTATCGTCAAACTGAAAGACCACAGCAGAGTTGACGTGAGAGAAGCGCTGTCCAAGTTCTGCTTCACATTGATCAAAGACTGCAGGAAGACCTTGAAGAACAGCGTAAGTCTTGCGTTTGAGACTATCCTTTTCCTCGCATGTGGCGATCGAGCAGAGTCAGTCAAGTTCAGTCTGGAGTCACTTGCTACCACAGATGGAGAGATTTTGGAGCTCTTGCAAGTCACGCTCCACGACTGGCTGAGGTCGCTGGCGACGAGAATGCAATCTGCCGACGAACAAGCGAAAGTACAGAGAATGCAGCAGATCAGAACAGCGTACAGCATACTTGTCAGCACCGGTACCAATACTACTACTATCGATAAGTCGCTGGCTCAAAGCCTTCGCGACAGCGTTGTGATCACAATCCAACTACCTGGTCCGAAGCTACAACCTGCCACCATGTTACCAGTACAGTCGCTCGATTTGACGTTTCTTAGTGATCAGCACAGAAGCATGGCCTTCACCTCGCCTCTCGTGCAGTACAAAGGACAAGAGAGCGTCTTACATCAGGTCGAGCGACTTGTCCAGATGATGAGCAGCACATCAGCCTCGGGTGtagtaacgaaggacctcTCGAGAATGCTACGACTGTCTGATGGAGAGACTCGATTGGCAACTTTCTGGATGTTGCTAGAATCCGCCAAGACCGCGTCTAAGCTCGATCATGACTCTGCTACTGCTCTTCTCGACTTCGAGGACGGTGGTAGCAGAATGTCCAGAAGTAGTCTGGAAGAGCTCTACTCCCTTGCTCTCACGATCTTGACAGATCCGATTGATGAGTCTCCTGATCAGCGACTGCAAGCTCTTTCAATTCAGGCAATAGCGCTAAGGGCTCAAGCAGCAGGCAAAGACTTCCGCCATGAGCTCATTGATGCTCTGTACCCTATTCTGCACACACTGGCGACGCCAGATGAGTCGCTTCAACAACATAGTGTGGCCGCTTTGAACATATTTTCGGATGCTTGCGGGTACAGCTCTGTCGAGGAGCTCATCGTTGACAATGTTGACTACCTCACAAATGCTGTAGCCCTCAAGCTCAACTCCTTCGATGTCAGTCCTCAGGCACCACAAGTCCTGCTGATGATGGTGAAGCTAGCTGGGCCAACTTTGCTACCTTACCTGGAAGACACTATCGACAGTATCTTCGCAGCGTTGGAGGACTACCATGGCTATCCACTACTTGTGGAGCTCCTCTTCAAGGTCTTAGGGGTAGTGACCGAAGAAGGTGCAAAGGCTCCACAGCTTGCAATCGAGGATAGTGACAGAGAGAAAATCTCACATGTACGACAAGAACGATGGCAGCCAACGAGTGTAACAGATCTCGTCGATTTACTGCAGGAGCGGTCCAAAAACATCGCTACATCAGCTGAGTCGGCCGTCACTCGTGAAGCTCACCCGCAGCGACCATGGAAGTCCATGGAAAGTGGTGATCAAGACGAAGACCACACCACTGAGGATGACGAAGTCCCACCTGTGAACGATGTTGAAGTACAGCCACCCGCACCCAAGACCTTTGCTCTGTTGCTTAAGATATCGGAACTCACTCAACACTTCTTGCCATCGGCTTCTGCTTCACTGCGGACCTCGTTGCTAGGACTGATCAAGACCGCGACCCCCGCCATCGCTCGCCATGAGAACTCCTTTCTACCTCTGATCAACACGCTTTGGCCAGAGATTATATCGAGGCTGGATGATCCAGAGCCGCAGGTCGTTGCAACAGCACTGGACATCATCGCGTTACTATGCGAGCATGCTAGTGGTTTCATGCGCAGTCGCATCGCGCAGCTGTGGCCTGGCATCGTCGAGCAGTATCAGTCAGTCGCAAAACACGTTATGCAGTCGATGACATCTTCAAAGACAGCAGGAAGTCATCAGCCTTCCTCAGCAGCGGTGGTCCCGAATAACGCTCGCCTCAAGCATGCTGTGGCGCGATTCAATTCACGCGGCCCCGACTACGCCGATTCCAGTGTTCGCCTTGTTTGGTCCTCGTTGATCGATACCATAACAAAGATCGTTCGTTATGTTCCCATCTCTCCCGAATCGTTCGACGAGGCACTGGAGATGTTGGCACCGGTGATGGAGACGGACAACGTCAAAACGGCCTTGGCAGCGGATAATGCAGATGCAGTTTGGCTCGTTTGCTTGCGAGCTGGCCTCACCAAGGCATCAGAATTACCGAGAGTTATCCAAGATGTGAAGTGGGCCTCTGTCGACGTTGGCGGATGA